The DNA sequence CCGCCGGGACCGAAGCCCATCGGCCGGCACCCGCCGCGGATGTCAGGGCGCGCTCAACCACGCCCGCAGTCCGCGCTCGACGTCGACGATCTGAGCGAGCGGCACGCGCTCCTGGTCGTGATGCGCCAGATGGGGGTCGCCGGGTCCGTAGTTGACCGCGGGTACACCCATCGCCGAGAATCGCGCGACGTCCGTCCAGCCGTACTTCGGTCGGGCCTCGGCGCCGACCGCTGCCACGAACTCCTGCGCGAGGGAGGCATCCAGCCCGGGTCGCGCACCGGCGGCGACGTCGATCACGTCGACCTCGAACCCCGCGAACACGTCCCGCACATGGCGTTCGGCATCCTCCGTCGACCTGCTCGGCGCGAAGCGGTAGTTCACCTCGATCTCGCACAGGTCGGGGATCACGTTGCCCGCGACACCCCCGCCGATGCGGACAGCGTTGAGCCCCTCCCGGTACACGAGTCCGTCGACCGGAACCTCTCGCGGACGGTACTCGGCGAGGCGACTGAGCACCGGCGCCGCCCGGTGGATCGCGTTCTCGCCGATCCATGCACGCGCACTGTGCGAACGCACGCCGTGCGTGCGCACGATCACGCGCATGTTGCCGTTGCAGCCGCCCTCGACCGCGCCGCCCGTCGGCTCGCCGAGGATCGCGAAGTCGCCGGCGAACAGGTCGGGCCGAGTGCGGGCCAGCCGTGTCAGTCCGTTG is a window from the Microbacterium lacus genome containing:
- the dapE gene encoding succinyl-diaminopimelate desuccinylase, translating into MPTLDLTASSIDITRAICDVPSVSGDETTLADLIDAAVRPLDHLEVFRDGDTIVARTMLGRPQRVVIAGHIDTVPINDNLPTREEHVDGEAVLWGRGTVDMKAGVAVQLKLAAEFTDPRIDITWMWYDHEEVDADLNGLTRLARTRPDLFAGDFAILGEPTGGAVEGGCNGNMRVIVRTHGVRSHSARAWIGENAIHRAAPVLSRLAEYRPREVPVDGLVYREGLNAVRIGGGVAGNVIPDLCEIEVNYRFAPSRSTEDAERHVRDVFAGFEVDVIDVAAGARPGLDASLAQEFVAAVGAEARPKYGWTDVARFSAMGVPAVNYGPGDPHLAHHDQERVPLAQIVDVERGLRAWLSAP